Proteins from one Parasteatoda tepidariorum isolate YZ-2023 chromosome 4, CAS_Ptep_4.0, whole genome shotgun sequence genomic window:
- the LOC107448239 gene encoding protein FAM32A isoform X1: MCNFSVSCVSQMKIVKLLLTPVMHNCRNKYCGNKTYTTINYIVPELVLFRFWQPIKRHWRKKKSRERKDVFEKIAKVEKSQNSESVEENKPKLVSLTKAERAFLKMKEKKQMERILDKASKTHKQRVEEFNRHLDSLTEHYDIPKVSWTK; encoded by the exons ATGTGTAACTTTTCTGTTTCTTGTGTCAGTCAAATGAAAATCGTCAAATTATTATTGACGCCTGTGATGCATAATTGCCGTAATAAGTACTGTGGTAATAAGACATATACtactattaattatattgtGCCAGAGTTGGTTCTATTCCGTTTTTGGCAGCCAATCAAACGTCACTGGAG gaagaaaaagaGCAGGGAAAGAAAAGatgtatttgagaaaattgcTAAAGtggaaaaaagtcaaaattctgAATCAGTGGAAGAAAACAAACCTAAATTGGTTTCTCTTACTAAAGCAGAAAGagcttttttgaaaatgaaagaaaaaaaa caaatggAGCGTATTTTGGATAAAGCATCTAAAACTCACAAACAAAGAGtggaa gAGTTCAACAGACATTTAGATTCATTGACTGAACATTATGATATTCCTAAAGTTAGTTGGACAAAGTGA
- the LOC107448239 gene encoding protein FAM32A isoform X2, which translates to MSEYSAVTKSKLKLKADSGVKKKKKSRERKDVFEKIAKVEKSQNSESVEENKPKLVSLTKAERAFLKMKEKKQMERILDKASKTHKQRVEEFNRHLDSLTEHYDIPKVSWTK; encoded by the exons ATGTCTGAATATTCAGCAGTTACAaaatctaaactaaaattaaaagctgaCTCTGGTGTAAAAAA gaagaaaaagaGCAGGGAAAGAAAAGatgtatttgagaaaattgcTAAAGtggaaaaaagtcaaaattctgAATCAGTGGAAGAAAACAAACCTAAATTGGTTTCTCTTACTAAAGCAGAAAGagcttttttgaaaatgaaagaaaaaaaa caaatggAGCGTATTTTGGATAAAGCATCTAAAACTCACAAACAAAGAGtggaa gAGTTCAACAGACATTTAGATTCATTGACTGAACATTATGATATTCCTAAAGTTAGTTGGACAAAGTGA